Genomic DNA from Corynebacterium kroppenstedtii:
CACGTGGACGCTCCACCCAGAATTGCGGGGGTATATCTCACTTTGTTTGGCCCCTGGGAAAAGGGGGGGGTATATGGTCAATTTTTGGCGATTTTTCGCCCATATACGCCCGCAGATTGCATTTGAGCACCCGATATACCCCCGCACTTTTCTCCGTAGGAGAGAGTAAAGACCTAACCTTTAGTGCACCGAAGGGGAGAAAGGTTCGTTCCGTATGCTACTTATACCAATCGTGCGTGGGAGGCCCCACCAATCATGCGTGACAGGCGCATGGCAACATGGCATGCCCCATAGCACGGGAACACCTCACTTAACCTCACCAGATCTCTAAACAATCTATGAAAAGCAATCCAGACCTCTCGAAGCTCCCGGAAACCCTCACATCCGTAATGTCGTCACCGGGAAAAGTCACCGTCGTCGGCTCGCTCAACGTCGATTTAACTGCGCGGGTCGAGGAATTCCCGGCTCCCGGAGAGACAGTCCCGGCTTCTGACCTCACGTTTGGGCCAGGTGGTAAGTCCTCGAATCAGGCGGTCGCGGCGTCGAAAATTGGTGCGAGCGTCGCAATGGTGGGCGCGGTGGGCCACGACGCTTACGGGAGTTTCGTGCAGCGAAGTTTGGAGGATGTGGGGGTTGATACGTCGCGGGTTGTGGCCCGCGATCTACCCACCGGGACTGCGCTGATCACGGTGAATGCGGGCGGTGAGAACACGATCGTGTATTCGGCGGGTGCGAATCAGAGTGTGTCGCGCGCGGACCTGCAAGCGGCTTCGGATATTGTGCAATCTTCGGATGTCGTCGCGCTCGGGTTTGAATCTCCCGCGAGTGTGGTTGCGGCCGCGATCGACGTCGCTCGTTTTGTAGCGCATGCGAATACAGAAATGGGTGCGCACTCAAATACAGAAATGGGTGGGCACTCAAATACTGGAACAAGCGTGCCCATGAGCGCCAAGTTGATTGCGAACGCCAACGAATACGATGTGCCCCCTAAGCAGCGGAATCATGGTGGAGATGCTTGGGAAATGCGCCGATCACCGCAGATTATTTTGAATTATTCTCCAATTATCGACGTTGACCCGGGGCTGATCCGCGGCGTCGATATCGTGGTTGTGAATGAGATTGAGCTGCGCGCTTTGGGGGAGCGGTATGGATCCGCGCAATTGCCGATGCGGGGGCGCAGGGAATCGGCTAGCGTAGTCGACTCCATGGCCGACGATCGTGTCGACGCAAAGCCCGCGGACGTTACCGCACCCAACGCCACCGATGGCACGGTCAAAGAAGATGGCATCGATAAAAATGAGCTATTCGCCATAGCGAAACGAATAGTTGCCGTGTTGGGGCTTAGGGGGTTGATTGTGACGCTCGGCCCGGAGGGTTGTTTTGCCGTGGAGTCGGAGGACCCCTCTGGAAGCGGTGACGTTGTCCCGCCGAGTGACGCCAACCCCACCGATGGCGCCCCCACGGCTAATGGCGTCTACATACAGGGATATCCAGTAGATGCAGTCGATTCAACCGGGTGTGGCGATTGCTTTATGGGAACGGTGGCTGCAGCGATAGCCTCCGGGCGAGGGCTCGTTGATTCCGCTAGGTTGGCGACCTTCGTTGCATCTCGTGCAGCGACTAAACAGGGAGCTCAAAGTTCATATTTCTTGGCCGACGAACTCATAAACCAGCTCAAACGCCAATAAGTGAACTAGCAAACACGAAGGTGATCGATAGGGCTAACGATGGGTGAGCCTGACGTTTCCGTATCAGGCCCCGTCTCCCGCCCTACACCACTCCAGCAATACCCCATCCAAATCTCCGTCGGGAATTCCTCGGATGAGGGAACATTTCGTCGCTTAGCGGAACACATCAGATAGAGGCCGAGAGCGATCGTCGGTGAGAACGGCAAGATCGGCAAGAACGCCCGTACATGAACGATCTGTACAACGTCGATCAGTAGCCGATCCGTGTGAGAACGGTAGCAACAATCCGTCGCGGGCACCGCGCTTGGCCGCCGCACTAAAACCGTCCCGAAGAACCCCGAAGGAATCATCATGACTTACCCCAACAACAATCCGAGTAGCCCATATCAGGGATCGAGTGATCCTTTTTGGGGATCGCCCACTGGTTTCGGGGCTCCCGGTTCCGATGACGGCCGGTTGCCGGCGACCTATGAAAGCGGGCAGGTGGACTCGGCGTTTGGCGGCGGCCAGTATGGCAATCCCGCGGGCCAGTATGCGCAACCTAACCAGTGGAATCAGGGTTCGGCGGCGCAGTTTGGCAATGGTGTGAACGGCATGAATGGCATGGGGTCGGTCCCGCAGGGTCGGCAGAAGAGCAAGGTAGTCGCCGCTGTGCTCGCGTTTTTCTTGGGTGGTTTTGGAGCTCACAATTTCTACCTCGGGTATATCGGTGTTGCCTGTGCTCAGCTCGCAATTCTTTTGATTAGCGTTCCTTTGATGTTTATCGTTGTTGGTTTTCTTACCGATGCGGCACTTTCCATCTGGGTTTTGGTCGAGTTCATCATGATCCTCGCTGGTTCGTCGCGGTTCGCTACCGACGCTAATGGCGTGCCTGTGCGCTAACACGGAAATGCTCCGGGTCAGCGTCTTAGCAATGGTGTTCGGGTAATAGCGTTCCCATGCAGCATTCCACAATGCGTGCCGGCGAAACCTTTCTTGGATAGCTTTTCGACTAAGAGCTTTGACAAAAGGATTCGACGAAGAGTTTTGACGAGAACGGCGGGGGAGTCGGAACGCGAACGCTTTTTACCCGGAGTGCGTGAGAAGCAGCCGGGCGGGGGATCCGTCGAGTCGTTGAGGGGCGCAGGAGTCGATTAGAATAATTATCCGGAATGCGATCAACCTAACAGGTAAGGCTCACCATGACTCCCGACGACAACTCCTGGAAGCGTTCGAGCAACGGCCGCTCTGACGGCGGTGGGGGCAGTGACAGCTCGGGCGACACGACGCACGATAATTCGGCCGACGACGCAAATCGCCTCAATCAAAGTGGCGACGACGGCGCCGCCAACCCAAGCCAGCATGATGGAAGTCAACGCGACGACGTTGCTGGTGAAGGGGCTCATTCCTCGGGCGGTAGTGATTCGCCAGCGGGAACGTCCGATGCTCAATCTGCGGGGAGTCATTCGTCGGAAGAAGATTTCGAAACCCGCGAATGGCAGCCAGTCCAAGCGTGGAGTGAAGTACGGAATCCCGACGGGAGCGTGTCCCCCCAGTCAGATGCCCAATGGGGTCATTCTCAGCAATGGAACGACGCTACCAATGGTGGGAGCGCTGGTGACTGGAATAACGGGGGCGGTGCCGGCTGGAATAATGGTGGTGGCCAGCAGTGGAATGGAGGTGCCCCAGGCGGTTGGAATGGTCAGCCGGGCCAAGGACAGGGCCAAGGACAGTGGCCGGGGCAATATGGTGGTGGCCAACAGTACGGTGGACAGTATGGTAGCCAGTACGGTGGCCAGTATGGCGCTGCTCAGAGTGGGGCCAACCAATGGAACAATGCCCACGATGGGGCACAGTACGGACAGGGGCAGTACACCCAGCAACCGCAGTACAACCAAAATGCTCAGTATGGTCAAGGCCGGTCAGGTGGTTCGAGTGTCGCTGGGTCGCAGGGCGATCCCGGCCAGTCGGGCTCATCGATATGGAAGGTTCTCCTTCCTATCATTCTTATCCTTGTCGTGGTCGCAGCGCTGATCGGAGCGCTGATCTGGAAGCCCTGGGAAAAGAACAGTAACGACGCTGTCGCCCCGGGCGATGAATCGTCGGCAATCCCACAAGAACCGCGCAGCGAGTCCACGGTAGAAACGACGACGGAGCCCGAGGACACCGAGACCACCACGGAAGACACCACCACTGAACGGACGACGACAACGACGACAACGTCGAGGAACGACACTGGGGCCGATATCCCAGGGTTGGGCCGCCAAGGATTTACGGATAACAGTGCAGCAACCTGTAATGCCGACGACGAATGGGTATACGCGGGGATCAATGAGGACGGTGACAAGGTTGTCATCTGC
This window encodes:
- a CDS encoding TM2 domain-containing protein, with translation MTYPNNNPSSPYQGSSDPFWGSPTGFGAPGSDDGRLPATYESGQVDSAFGGGQYGNPAGQYAQPNQWNQGSAAQFGNGVNGMNGMGSVPQGRQKSKVVAAVLAFFLGGFGAHNFYLGYIGVACAQLAILLISVPLMFIVVGFLTDAALSIWVLVEFIMILAGSSRFATDANGVPVR
- a CDS encoding ribokinase; protein product: MKSNPDLSKLPETLTSVMSSPGKVTVVGSLNVDLTARVEEFPAPGETVPASDLTFGPGGKSSNQAVAASKIGASVAMVGAVGHDAYGSFVQRSLEDVGVDTSRVVARDLPTGTALITVNAGGENTIVYSAGANQSVSRADLQAASDIVQSSDVVALGFESPASVVAAAIDVARFVAHANTEMGAHSNTEMGGHSNTGTSVPMSAKLIANANEYDVPPKQRNHGGDAWEMRRSPQIILNYSPIIDVDPGLIRGVDIVVVNEIELRALGERYGSAQLPMRGRRESASVVDSMADDRVDAKPADVTAPNATDGTVKEDGIDKNELFAIAKRIVAVLGLRGLIVTLGPEGCFAVESEDPSGSGDVVPPSDANPTDGAPTANGVYIQGYPVDAVDSTGCGDCFMGTVAAAIASGRGLVDSARLATFVASRAATKQGAQSSYFLADELINQLKRQ